From Salvelinus fontinalis isolate EN_2023a chromosome 37, ASM2944872v1, whole genome shotgun sequence, the proteins below share one genomic window:
- the LOC129836310 gene encoding coiled-coil-helix-coiled-coil-helix domain-containing protein 1-like — protein MAMQGGTALQEKVSRMLSRKHKKPVLKPNKPLVLKDEVANRKIKKGEATCVTEMSMMMACWKQNNFADTLCSNEMQSFYKCVEKAQIAVKNKSEQHTIVQSGRLQPKQATILLKRYPNLHIEI, from the exons CAAGGTGGGACTGCACTTCAGGAGAAGGTCAGTCGGATGTTGAGCAGAAAGCATAAAAAGCCCGTTCTGAAACCCAACAAGCCGCTTGTTCTGAAAGATGAGGTCGCCAACAGGAAAATTAAGAAAGGGG AGGCCACATGCGTCACAGAGATGTCCATGATGATGGCGTgctggaagcagaacaacttcgCCGACACCCTCTGCTCCAATGAAATGCAGTCCTTCTATAAGTGTGTTGAGAAAGCCCAG ATTGCAGTGAAAAACAAATCAGAGCAACACACCATCGTCCAGAGTGGACGCCTTCAACCCAAACAAGCCACTATCCTGCTGAAAAGATACCCCAACTTACACATAGAAATCTAG